The Pontibacter pudoricolor genome contains a region encoding:
- a CDS encoding carboxypeptidase-like regulatory domain-containing protein — protein sequence MRAILLLVILLPSFALAQTGLITGTIRDRNTQEPLIGVSVQVIGTQLGTVTNEKGAFRIESIPVGSYTVQSSYLGYQPLSRFNVNVTVGNVQILNFEMVPATSQLQQVEVVANRRQSAAVADFITPLSVQSLTTEEIRSNPGGNFDISKVVQVLPGVATNGTGAVAVTT from the coding sequence ATGAGAGCCATACTCCTGCTCGTTATTCTACTACCATCGTTCGCTTTAGCACAAACAGGTTTAATTACCGGTACAATCCGGGACAGGAATACACAGGAACCATTGATCGGGGTATCGGTGCAGGTAATTGGAACTCAACTGGGCACTGTTACCAACGAGAAAGGAGCCTTCCGGATTGAAAGTATTCCGGTAGGCAGTTATACAGTTCAAAGTTCTTACTTAGGCTACCAGCCGCTCTCAAGATTTAATGTTAACGTAACGGTTGGTAATGTACAGATCCTGAACTTTGAAATGGTGCCAGCTACCAGCCAGCTACAGCAGGTTGAGGTAGTAGCCAACCGAAGGCAAAGTGCAGCCGTGGCTGATTTTATCACACCATTGTCAGTTCAGAGTCTGACAACAGAAGAAATCCGCAGCAACCCTGGCGGCAATTTCGATATTTCGAAAGTAGTGCAGGTATTACCGGGTGTTGCCACCAATGGTACAGGGGCGGTAGCCGTAACGACCTGA
- a CDS encoding TonB-dependent receptor plug domain-containing protein yields the protein MSGSEFATTLEGPISSKTTYLVSARRSYLQFLFKLLDLPIRPSYWDFQYKVDHKLNDKTSISLIGVGAIDDFSFGVPRESTPENEYILRSVPYINQWNYTTGVAVKRLINDGFVNLALSRNAFDNGLTKYEAAEEGENRALTLNSSSRETENRLRLDVNKYKNGWRYAYGVSGQYVQFTNDIYSVIRKELRDEQNNVVQPGIILDYDTRLDFFRYGAFGQVSRSVLNEKLGLSLGVRTDLNSFTDEGNNPLKTLSPRLAISYLIHDKWTINGSSGLYYKLPAYTVLGYQEKGIYLNKQADYTRSLHYVLGTEFLPRQDLRFTLEGFYKDYSNYPISIRDGISLANQGGDFGAIGNEAVSTTGKGRAYGAEIYLQKKLTGTVFSVVSYTYVVSEFAVLDGRYVSSAWDYRHLVSGLLGKKLPRNWEFGAKYRYAGGAPSTPFDLEASRRNYASLGVGILDYSRLNTERLQSFSQLDVRIDKKWNLNRITLDLFLDIANVLVSNTPGFDRYTFQRNEENTGFATTDGNELRPDGSNAIPVVLKNNDGNLVPTLGFIVEF from the coding sequence TTGAGCGGATCAGAATTTGCTACTACTTTAGAAGGACCTATAAGTTCGAAAACAACATACCTGGTATCTGCACGCAGGTCTTACCTTCAGTTCCTTTTTAAGTTGCTCGACCTACCTATCCGTCCAAGCTACTGGGATTTCCAGTACAAAGTAGACCATAAATTGAATGATAAAACTTCTATCTCCTTAATAGGCGTTGGAGCAATTGATGACTTCTCGTTTGGAGTACCGCGCGAAAGTACCCCGGAAAATGAATACATCCTGCGTTCAGTGCCATATATTAACCAATGGAATTATACAACGGGCGTGGCTGTAAAACGGCTGATAAACGATGGCTTCGTGAACCTGGCACTTAGTCGTAATGCTTTTGATAATGGCCTGACAAAATATGAGGCAGCTGAAGAAGGAGAAAACCGGGCCCTAACCCTGAATTCAAGTTCACGCGAGACCGAAAACAGGCTGCGGCTGGATGTAAATAAATATAAAAACGGATGGAGATATGCCTACGGGGTTTCGGGGCAGTATGTGCAGTTCACCAATGATATTTACAGTGTGATCCGGAAAGAGCTGCGTGATGAACAGAACAACGTAGTACAACCAGGCATCATTCTGGATTACGACACCAGGCTGGATTTTTTCAGGTATGGCGCATTCGGGCAGGTATCAAGGTCCGTACTAAATGAAAAACTGGGGCTGTCGCTCGGTGTCCGCACTGATCTGAATTCCTTTACTGATGAAGGAAATAATCCGCTGAAAACCCTGTCCCCCCGCCTGGCAATTTCTTACTTAATCCATGATAAATGGACGATAAACGGATCATCGGGCTTGTATTATAAACTTCCTGCGTATACAGTGCTTGGGTACCAGGAAAAAGGCATTTACCTGAACAAGCAGGCCGATTATACCAGATCACTTCACTATGTACTGGGCACCGAATTCTTACCACGTCAGGACCTGCGCTTTACGCTTGAGGGTTTCTACAAAGACTATAGCAACTACCCCATATCAATTCGGGATGGTATTTCGCTGGCAAACCAGGGCGGCGACTTTGGCGCTATTGGCAACGAAGCTGTTAGTACAACCGGAAAAGGCCGAGCTTATGGCGCTGAGATATACCTGCAGAAAAAGCTGACAGGCACTGTGTTCTCAGTAGTATCATATACATATGTTGTGAGTGAATTTGCCGTGCTGGACGGCCGTTATGTTTCCAGCGCATGGGATTACCGGCACCTGGTGTCAGGTTTATTAGGCAAGAAACTGCCTCGTAACTGGGAGTTTGGGGCCAAGTACAGGTATGCTGGCGGCGCGCCTTCCACGCCGTTCGATCTGGAGGCATCCCGCCGGAATTATGCTTCGCTGGGTGTGGGTATTCTGGACTACTCCAGGCTAAATACTGAGCGTCTCCAATCTTTCAGCCAACTGGACGTGCGCATTGATAAAAAGTGGAATTTAAACCGTATCACTCTTGACCTGTTTCTGGACATTGCCAATGTACTTGTAAGTAATACGCCTGGCTTTGACCGATATACTTTCCAGCGCAACGAAGAAAACACTGGTTTTGCCACGACAGATGGTAATGAACTTCGCCCGGACGGAAGCAATGCCATACCGGTAGTACTTAAAAATAACGACGGTAACTTAGTACCTACACTTGGTTTTATAGTTGAGTTTTAA
- a CDS encoding TetR/AcrR family transcriptional regulator: MSKKEAILDAALKLFTEHGVRATSTRSIAAEAHTSEALIFKHYGSKDRLLEAILKKAYQASALETNVYLKGLTAREYISNMIELPILLTRSNPDFWEMQYKIIALNPLSSRYHENFMRPCQLRLTECFRELNYSNPELEAELLLIHIDGIWKYFAAHKLDVAKKKVLIECMRQKYKL; this comes from the coding sequence ATGAGTAAGAAAGAAGCTATACTGGACGCTGCTTTAAAGCTGTTTACGGAGCATGGTGTCCGGGCAACATCCACCAGGTCAATTGCCGCGGAAGCGCACACTTCAGAAGCACTGATTTTTAAACACTATGGTTCAAAAGACCGGTTACTGGAGGCTATCCTTAAAAAAGCCTATCAGGCGTCAGCTTTAGAAACGAACGTATACCTGAAAGGACTGACAGCAAGAGAGTATATCAGTAACATGATCGAGCTACCGATCCTGCTGACGCGCTCAAATCCTGACTTCTGGGAAATGCAATACAAGATCATAGCGCTAAACCCGCTCTCTTCGCGTTATCACGAAAACTTTATGCGGCCATGCCAGCTCAGGCTGACAGAATGTTTCCGGGAACTGAACTATAGCAACCCTGAACTGGAGGCCGAACTTTTGCTGATCCACATCGACGGCATCTGGAAATACTTTGCTGCACATAAACTTGACGTTGCGAAGAAAAAAGTGCTTATAGAATGTATGAGGCAGAAGTATAAGTTATAG